One window of the Acaryochloris sp. CCMEE 5410 genome contains the following:
- a CDS encoding hybrid sensor histidine kinase/response regulator, producing MQPLNSSKFSLIDGLKQCLTPLRSPLGRQIGMMGVGSCLIAEVVILVPSYFRIRDAKLGQLEAESLTAITPLVGFANNNSSIDQLMNTAETLMQGSKVKGGTLFQNGSKKVSFGTPPTASDFSNLDITRVWNNTSSTYDITWPRQKNTGYQLSLRLDGQKIQSAALTNTLQLGGLILLIWMTFTVITLRAVSRTVIRPLNQLLDELRKAEVAMSGDPSQVELSNHDCDRNHELAEVINTFNIVLQRAALNIGQLKDSMISLLKTRQQELEGMVSELQSAKHEAEAANQAKSQFLANMSHEIRTPMNAVIGMTGLLLNTPLEAQQQDFVETIRSSGDALLTLINDILDFSKIEAGKLDLEQQPFEIRTCIEEALLIVASKASEKNLELAYLINPPTPTAILGDITRLRQVLVNLLNNALKFTGEGEVVVYVSSKPIESKDLDAESDLEVIAEATPYEIQFDVKDTGIGIPPDKLERLFKSFSQVDASTTRKFGGTGLGLAISKQLSELMGGKIWVSSEVSVGSTFSFTITASEIPNYVSPKAASDVQLAGKQLLIVDDNATNREILSLQAQSWGMLTCAVKSGIKALEWLQRGVNFDLAVLDMQMPEMDGVTLAEKIRAEPNGKTLPLVVLSSLGQDDIRARAGDINFSAILNKPVQQAQLQSVLAQVLGNPLIKVEQAPDVQENPTNLGDQHPLRILLAEDMVVNQKVALLTLKQLGYRADVANNGLEVIEALERQAYDVVLMDVQMPEMDGLTATREVCQRWSPEDRPHIIAMTANAMQGDREMCLDAGMDAYITKPVRIHELRDVLSRCQPMEEPEVEETTPPIPVLQSQPVSLNKPTQTHFPQSQESPQPVAVLVGSTASQPVQGAEPIPQLEENLSVTILPSSSIPPSPETRSPHSSQETTVIMEQSTMAETSMDPSIIDPTALESFRQLAGEHASLLIADLLNTYLEDAPGRVEKMHQAVKDADPDGLSDAAHALKSASANLGAKQLASLCSEAEALGRSDSTEGSADIVSQISQAYETVRIAFEAEMAACSV from the coding sequence ATGCAGCCGCTGAATTCATCAAAGTTTAGCCTGATTGATGGTCTGAAACAATGTTTAACTCCCCTTCGTTCTCCACTGGGTCGTCAGATTGGCATGATGGGGGTTGGAAGCTGCCTCATTGCCGAGGTCGTTATTTTAGTACCGTCCTATTTCAGGATTCGAGACGCAAAACTGGGGCAACTGGAAGCTGAAAGTCTAACCGCCATCACCCCGTTAGTTGGTTTTGCTAACAATAATTCTTCTATAGACCAGCTGATGAATACTGCTGAGACCCTTATGCAGGGGTCGAAAGTTAAGGGTGGCACCCTGTTTCAGAACGGGAGTAAAAAGGTTTCATTTGGCACTCCTCCTACAGCGTCAGATTTTTCTAATCTTGATATAACGAGGGTTTGGAATAACACGTCATCGACTTACGATATTACTTGGCCACGGCAAAAGAACACAGGGTATCAATTGTCTTTAAGGCTGGACGGTCAGAAGATCCAGTCGGCAGCCCTAACCAATACCCTCCAGTTAGGCGGCTTAATCCTACTGATTTGGATGACGTTTACAGTCATTACCCTGCGGGCTGTGAGTCGCACAGTTATCCGTCCCCTCAATCAGCTTTTAGATGAGTTACGGAAAGCTGAGGTTGCCATGTCCGGCGATCCCAGCCAGGTGGAGTTGAGTAATCATGATTGCGATCGCAACCATGAATTAGCTGAAGTCATCAATACATTTAATATCGTTCTCCAACGGGCAGCCCTGAACATTGGCCAACTCAAAGACAGCATGATTTCTCTGTTGAAGACGCGGCAGCAAGAATTGGAGGGGATGGTTTCTGAACTTCAATCTGCTAAACATGAAGCAGAGGCCGCTAATCAGGCTAAAAGCCAATTTCTAGCCAATATGAGCCATGAAATTCGCACGCCCATGAATGCAGTTATTGGTATGACTGGATTACTTCTAAATACTCCCCTAGAAGCCCAACAACAGGATTTTGTCGAGACCATCCGCAGTAGCGGCGATGCTTTGCTCACTCTGATCAACGATATTTTAGATTTCTCCAAAATTGAGGCAGGGAAGCTAGATCTCGAACAGCAACCCTTTGAAATCAGGACCTGTATAGAAGAAGCCTTGCTGATCGTGGCCTCCAAAGCCTCTGAGAAAAATCTGGAGCTGGCTTATCTGATTAATCCCCCCACACCCACCGCCATTCTGGGAGACATTACTCGCTTACGCCAGGTTTTAGTCAATCTACTCAACAATGCACTTAAATTCACAGGGGAAGGAGAAGTCGTTGTCTATGTATCTTCAAAACCCATTGAATCTAAGGACTTAGATGCTGAATCCGATCTAGAGGTGATCGCCGAAGCCACCCCCTATGAGATCCAATTTGATGTCAAAGACACTGGCATTGGCATTCCACCAGATAAGTTAGAGCGTTTGTTTAAATCTTTTTCTCAAGTTGATGCTTCCACCACCCGTAAGTTCGGGGGCACTGGCCTTGGCTTAGCCATTAGCAAGCAGCTCAGCGAACTAATGGGCGGCAAAATATGGGTCAGTAGCGAGGTGAGTGTTGGGTCAACCTTTTCCTTCACCATTACAGCGTCTGAAATTCCAAACTATGTCAGCCCCAAAGCAGCATCAGATGTCCAATTAGCGGGCAAACAACTCTTAATTGTGGATGACAATGCCACCAATCGAGAGATCTTATCCCTACAAGCCCAATCTTGGGGAATGCTAACCTGTGCAGTTAAATCAGGCATCAAAGCCCTAGAGTGGCTACAACGAGGGGTGAATTTTGATCTTGCAGTCCTGGATATGCAAATGCCGGAGATGGACGGGGTAACCTTAGCCGAGAAAATTCGGGCAGAGCCCAACGGTAAAACATTACCCCTGGTAGTCTTAAGTTCCCTAGGGCAAGATGACATCCGCGCTCGGGCTGGGGATATTAATTTTTCGGCCATTTTAAACAAACCTGTTCAGCAAGCCCAACTTCAAAGCGTCCTTGCTCAAGTGTTGGGTAACCCCCTCATTAAAGTGGAGCAGGCCCCTGACGTTCAAGAAAACCCCACTAACTTAGGTGATCAACATCCCTTACGCATTCTTTTAGCCGAGGATATGGTGGTCAACCAAAAAGTGGCCCTGTTGACCTTAAAACAATTGGGGTACCGAGCAGACGTTGCTAACAACGGCCTGGAAGTCATTGAAGCCTTAGAACGGCAAGCCTATGATGTTGTCCTGATGGATGTACAAATGCCAGAGATGGATGGTCTTACCGCAACCCGAGAAGTTTGCCAACGCTGGTCTCCTGAAGATCGTCCTCACATTATTGCGATGACCGCCAATGCGATGCAGGGGGATCGAGAAATGTGTCTGGATGCAGGGATGGACGCTTACATCACTAAACCCGTCCGTATCCATGAACTCAGAGACGTCCTCAGCCGCTGTCAACCGATGGAAGAGCCTGAAGTTGAGGAAACCACTCCTCCGATTCCTGTTTTACAATCCCAGCCCGTCAGCCTCAATAAACCTACACAAACCCATTTTCCACAGTCTCAGGAAAGCCCTCAACCTGTTGCTGTTTTAGTGGGGAGTACAGCCTCCCAACCAGTCCAGGGGGCAGAGCCGATTCCCCAGTTAGAAGAAAATCTATCCGTCACTATTCTTCCAAGCTCCTCCATCCCTCCCAGCCCCGAGACTCGATCACCTCATTCTTCTCAAGAAACCACTGTAATCATGGAACAATCAACGATGGCCGAAACCTCAATGGATCCAAGCATTATTGACCCCACAGCCTTGGAAAGTTTCCGTCAGCTCGCTGGGGAACATGCCTCTTTACTCATTGCTGATTTGTTAAATACTTATCTGGAAGATGCACCGGGTCGCGTCGAAAAGATGCATCAGGCCGTTAAAGATGCCGATCCAGATGGGTTAAGTGATGCAGCCCATGCCCTAAAATCGGCCAGTGCCAACCTGGGCGCTAAACAACTGGCTAGTCTCTGTTCTGAGGCAGAAGCTCTGGGTCGTTCAGACTCTACGGAAGGATCCGCAGACATTGTCTCTCAGATTTCTCAGGCCTATGAGACGGTTCGCATTGCCTTTGAAGCAGAAATGGCAGCCTGCAGTGTTTAG
- the amt gene encoding ammonium transporter: MLWLLVCSALVFVMQPGFMCLESGLTRSKNNINVAIKNFADFSLSTIIFWFFGYGLMFGASINTIIGTDQFLASPGTNSALAAFIVFQTMFCSTAATIVSGAVAERTKFGGYLVITAFMASVVYPVFGHWIWNGIEAGQMNGWLGRMGFVDFAGSTVVHSVGGWVALAAILIIGPRQGRFSKTDAPKEILGSSLPLSVLGALLLWMGWLGFNGGSGLEFSDRVPIILLNTVLGGAAGTLTSGALGWWRTKIPKIELMINGSLAGLVSVTASCHVINPPLAIIIGAIGGAVMMVVKFWMTKLHIDDAVDAVPVHLGGGIWGTLAVGLYGRPDLLETGLNRGSQIGIQLLGIAVCGAWAFGLSWLLLNGVNRLMPLRVLAEDEQMGLNFAEHHAKSEVLDLFEVMDQQAEDLDLSLRAPVEPFTEVGRIATRYNQVIDALEKSNQELLDTKATLEQQVEARTAKLVEANQELQQLAHFKADYSRTLEAEVEAKTHKLRQEIEERQEAEIALAQQVKRAQLLEKITQAIRQSLDTQIIFQTAADQMGQVFQVSRCHLHSYTEDGDYIPVVAEYTAPGIHSMLGIEMPVADNPHAQQILTQDQAVTTPNIYTDRLLETLILDPQPVTLKSMLGVRTSYQGKPNGAIILQHCDRRLSREDYLAQPEAYTDCFRAWSTAEIDLLEAVADQIGIALAQAKLLEQEHAQRTELQQQIIERQQADAALKESEERFQLAVKGSGDVLWDWNIVNKAFYLSPRFGQLLGYEDGELPCNLETWKAHIYPDDQEMVSLALKHHLEHLVPYEVEYRLKSKAGYYLWVSGRGQAIWDIEGKPTRMAGSIRNITETKAATEALKQQMRRAELVEEITRKIRKNLDRQQIFKATVQEIGKTFQVSRCHLHTYVTAPKPHLPIVAEYLTGEVPSMLGTDIQLENNPHARKVLRHDRAVSSTNALEDPLIQPVSDICEQGQIQSMLAIRTSYQRKANGVIVLQQCDRKRDWTQAETELIEAVAGQVGIALAHGHLLEQEQQQRQTLTQNNTALKQARKDADAANVAKSEFLATMSHEIRTPMNAVIGMTGLLLNTTLDNQQRDFVETIRSSGDALLTLINDILDFSKIEAGKLEFEEQPFSLRACIEESLRLVAPRAIDKQLELAYLFDPSTPNHIVGDVTRLRQILVNLLTNGVKFTEQGEVVIYVQDITDTDIAQPETTPQRKNFTDIQNQRRLVQFEVRDSGIGIPADRMDRLFKSFSQVDASTTKKYGGTGLGLAICRSLSQMMGGRIWVESKAGVGSSFFFTIAVPVAPEGENTLDQSQQLLDGKQLLVVDDNPTNRRILTLQAQTWGMGIQTVSGGAEALALLESDSKFDLAILDMQMPEMDGVELARHIRQLDQRKHLPLVMLSSLGQDEIIKHKQEIQFSAILNKPIQQSYLYDALAEIFEGQRVQVKPTVPSPANTEEQGDPSLQILLAEDIVVNQKVALLILKQLGYRADVANNGEEVLEALHRQSYDVVLMDVQMPEMDGLTAARHIKEQWQEEDQPYIIALTANAMQGDREMCMAAGMHDYVSKPIRVDELKSAFERYFAQAKQPQVIF, encoded by the coding sequence ATGTTATGGCTACTTGTCTGTTCAGCACTGGTCTTTGTCATGCAACCCGGGTTTATGTGCCTGGAGTCTGGACTCACCCGTTCCAAAAATAATATCAACGTTGCCATTAAAAATTTTGCAGACTTTAGTCTATCTACCATTATTTTCTGGTTTTTTGGCTATGGCTTGATGTTTGGAGCATCCATCAACACCATCATCGGCACCGATCAATTTCTAGCTTCTCCTGGAACTAACTCCGCCCTAGCCGCGTTTATCGTATTTCAAACCATGTTTTGCAGCACTGCAGCCACCATCGTTTCAGGCGCTGTGGCGGAGCGTACCAAGTTTGGAGGGTATCTAGTGATCACAGCCTTTATGGCTAGTGTGGTCTATCCCGTCTTTGGGCATTGGATTTGGAATGGAATCGAAGCGGGGCAAATGAATGGCTGGTTGGGGCGCATGGGGTTTGTTGATTTTGCCGGTTCAACGGTCGTCCACAGTGTTGGTGGATGGGTTGCCCTGGCCGCCATTTTGATTATTGGCCCAAGACAAGGGAGATTTTCCAAAACAGATGCCCCCAAGGAGATTTTGGGATCCAGCTTGCCCCTATCCGTCTTAGGTGCGTTACTGCTGTGGATGGGGTGGCTCGGCTTTAATGGTGGGAGTGGTCTAGAATTCAGCGATCGTGTTCCCATTATTTTACTGAATACCGTTCTCGGGGGTGCTGCCGGAACTCTAACATCGGGGGCTCTTGGGTGGTGGCGAACCAAGATTCCCAAGATTGAGCTTATGATCAATGGATCCCTGGCCGGGCTAGTGTCCGTGACCGCCAGTTGCCATGTCATCAACCCACCCCTAGCCATCATCATCGGAGCCATCGGGGGAGCCGTGATGATGGTTGTCAAATTTTGGATGACGAAACTACACATTGATGATGCAGTCGATGCTGTTCCAGTACATCTAGGAGGCGGCATTTGGGGCACCTTGGCCGTTGGGCTCTACGGTCGCCCTGATTTGCTTGAGACTGGCCTCAATCGGGGGAGCCAAATTGGCATTCAGCTTCTGGGGATAGCTGTTTGCGGGGCTTGGGCATTCGGTTTAAGTTGGCTGCTGTTAAATGGGGTGAATCGACTGATGCCTTTGCGGGTATTAGCTGAAGATGAGCAGATGGGGCTTAACTTTGCCGAGCACCATGCCAAATCTGAGGTTCTGGATTTGTTTGAGGTGATGGATCAGCAAGCCGAAGATCTGGACTTAAGCTTGCGGGCTCCCGTTGAACCCTTTACTGAGGTCGGTCGTATTGCGACTCGCTATAACCAAGTCATTGATGCTTTAGAAAAGTCTAACCAGGAATTGTTAGATACGAAGGCAACCCTGGAGCAGCAGGTGGAAGCACGGACAGCAAAACTGGTCGAGGCCAATCAGGAATTGCAGCAGCTTGCCCACTTTAAAGCGGATTACTCTCGAACTCTGGAAGCCGAGGTTGAAGCCAAAACCCACAAGTTAAGACAAGAAATTGAAGAGCGGCAAGAAGCAGAGATTGCTCTAGCTCAGCAAGTAAAGCGAGCACAGCTTTTAGAAAAAATCACCCAGGCCATTCGTCAAAGCCTGGATACTCAGATAATTTTTCAGACTGCCGCAGACCAAATGGGTCAAGTTTTTCAAGTAAGTCGTTGCCACTTACACAGTTATACGGAAGATGGCGACTATATTCCCGTAGTGGCTGAATATACCGCCCCTGGCATTCATTCAATGCTGGGAATCGAGATGCCTGTGGCAGATAATCCCCATGCCCAGCAGATTCTCACCCAAGATCAAGCCGTTACAACTCCAAATATCTACACCGATCGATTACTAGAAACCCTGATTCTGGATCCTCAGCCCGTGACCTTGAAGTCAATGTTAGGGGTCCGCACGTCCTATCAAGGAAAACCCAATGGCGCAATTATCCTTCAGCATTGCGATCGCAGATTGTCTCGTGAAGATTACCTGGCTCAACCCGAGGCCTATACAGACTGTTTTAGAGCCTGGTCCACAGCAGAAATCGACTTATTAGAAGCGGTTGCAGACCAAATCGGCATTGCTCTAGCCCAAGCAAAACTGTTGGAACAGGAACATGCCCAGCGAACCGAGCTACAACAACAAATTATTGAGCGCCAACAAGCAGATGCCGCCTTAAAGGAAAGCGAGGAACGGTTTCAATTGGCGGTCAAGGGATCGGGAGACGTCCTATGGGATTGGAATATCGTCAACAAAGCCTTTTATCTGTCCCCCCGGTTTGGTCAATTATTGGGGTATGAAGATGGAGAATTGCCATGCAATTTAGAAACCTGGAAAGCCCATATTTATCCCGATGATCAAGAGATGGTCTCCTTGGCCCTCAAACATCACTTAGAACATTTGGTCCCCTATGAAGTAGAGTACCGTCTGAAATCGAAAGCAGGCTATTACCTATGGGTTTCCGGCCGTGGTCAGGCCATCTGGGACATTGAAGGCAAGCCCACCCGTATGGCAGGCTCTATTCGCAATATTACAGAAACCAAAGCGGCCACGGAAGCCCTTAAACAGCAAATGCGTCGGGCTGAATTGGTAGAGGAAATCACCCGTAAGATTCGTAAGAACTTAGACCGTCAACAAATTTTTAAAGCCACGGTTCAAGAAATTGGCAAAACCTTTCAGGTCAGTCGATGCCATCTCCATACCTACGTTACCGCTCCTAAACCCCATCTGCCCATCGTTGCAGAATACCTGACCGGAGAGGTGCCGTCTATGCTCGGCACCGACATCCAGTTGGAAAATAATCCCCATGCCCGCAAGGTTCTCCGCCATGACCGGGCCGTTTCCTCCACTAATGCCTTAGAGGACCCCCTAATTCAGCCCGTTTCAGATATTTGTGAACAAGGCCAAATTCAGTCCATGTTAGCGATTCGCACGTCCTATCAGCGCAAAGCCAATGGGGTGATAGTGCTACAGCAATGCGATCGCAAACGGGATTGGACCCAAGCCGAAACTGAACTCATCGAAGCTGTTGCTGGACAAGTCGGCATCGCCCTAGCCCATGGTCATCTCCTGGAACAGGAACAACAGCAGCGCCAAACACTGACTCAGAACAATACAGCCCTGAAACAAGCTCGAAAAGATGCTGATGCAGCCAACGTTGCTAAGAGTGAATTTCTAGCTACTATGAGCCACGAAATTCGCACCCCCATGAATGCGGTCATTGGTATGACGGGGCTGTTGCTGAATACCACTTTAGATAATCAACAACGGGATTTCGTTGAAACCATTCGAAGCAGTGGGGATGCGCTGTTAACCCTGATCAACGACATCCTCGACTTTTCCAAGATTGAAGCGGGTAAGTTGGAATTTGAAGAACAACCCTTTAGCCTACGGGCCTGCATTGAAGAATCCCTGCGTCTCGTTGCGCCAAGAGCCATTGATAAACAGCTCGAACTCGCTTACTTATTCGATCCCTCAACCCCCAATCACATCGTGGGAGATGTCACTCGTCTCCGCCAAATCTTAGTGAACCTCCTCACCAACGGTGTCAAGTTTACCGAGCAAGGGGAAGTCGTAATTTATGTGCAGGACATCACAGATACAGACATCGCCCAACCTGAGACAACCCCCCAGCGGAAAAATTTTACCGATATTCAAAATCAACGCCGTTTGGTTCAATTTGAAGTCAGAGACTCAGGCATTGGCATTCCGGCCGATCGCATGGATCGATTGTTCAAATCTTTTAGCCAAGTAGATGCCTCAACCACCAAAAAATATGGTGGCACCGGCCTAGGCTTAGCCATCTGTCGCTCCCTCTCTCAAATGATGGGAGGCAGAATCTGGGTCGAGAGCAAAGCCGGGGTCGGGTCAAGCTTTTTCTTTACCATTGCGGTGCCAGTGGCCCCTGAGGGAGAAAATACCCTCGATCAATCTCAACAGCTTCTCGATGGGAAGCAGCTCCTGGTGGTGGATGACAATCCCACAAATCGCAGAATTTTAACCCTACAAGCCCAAACCTGGGGCATGGGGATTCAAACGGTGAGCGGGGGAGCCGAAGCCCTAGCTCTCCTAGAAAGTGATTCCAAGTTTGATCTGGCGATTTTGGATATGCAAATGCCAGAAATGGATGGTGTCGAATTGGCGAGACATATCCGCCAACTCGATCAGAGGAAACACCTTCCCCTCGTCATGCTCAGTTCCTTGGGACAAGACGAAATTATCAAACATAAACAAGAAATTCAATTTTCTGCCATTCTCAATAAGCCCATCCAGCAATCCTACTTGTACGACGCCTTAGCAGAAATTTTTGAAGGTCAGCGCGTTCAAGTTAAACCCACTGTACCTTCTCCGGCGAATACCGAAGAACAGGGTGATCCGTCTCTGCAAATCCTGTTAGCTGAAGATATTGTCGTCAATCAAAAAGTGGCGCTACTGATTCTCAAACAGTTGGGTTACCGAGCAGATGTAGCCAATAATGGCGAAGAAGTCCTAGAAGCTCTGCATCGCCAATCCTACGATGTCGTGTTAATGGACGTGCAAATGCCAGAGATGGACGGTCTGACAGCAGCCAGGCACATCAAAGAACAGTGGCAGGAAGAGGATCAGCCCTATATTATTGCGTTAACTGCCAATGCCATGCAGGGTGACCGGGAAATGTGCATGGCTGCAGGAATGCACGACTATGTCAGTAAACCCATTCGTGTGGATGAGTTAAAGTCTGCTTTCGAACGGTACTTCGCTCAGGCTAAACAACCCCAGGTTATCTTTTAA